The Arachis duranensis cultivar V14167 chromosome 2, aradu.V14167.gnm2.J7QH, whole genome shotgun sequence genome has a window encoding:
- the LOC107473270 gene encoding uncharacterized protein LOC107473270, which produces MPLVEEIREAVLDCESSKTPGSDGYNMNFIKQCWEEISQKFTTAVMGFFQSAKIPTNANVTWVTLAPKFVGDNEIKDFRPISRKIHDGTLIACETVQWLKAHRKKAAIIKIDVQKAYDRVRWSFVDILLHKMGFGQRLRGWVKECVSTATMMLGEAIRNGRINPLLIGRDHIELSHLQFADDTILFCPPETETIEWVEHVCGLLECKQAVLPVKYFGISLGANPRLVKTWKPVIDKVEEKLNLWKVKVLNKAGKLVLIKSVLNSMPVYYLSLYKMPKAVADKLIALQRRFLWCKEDGNNGIPLMKWEMVQAPKRAGGLGVGDAVLRNTALLLSGGGGFSRKIVRYGRRLFVRVLQSETLSEEITSYSFTSSIWKGLVPPRIELFGVVTVDVIQNKTFLNYKEWTGIDPTGC; this is translated from the exons ATGCCATTAGTGGAGGAAATTAGGGAAGCAGTTTTGGACTGTGAATCTTCTAAAACCCCAGGTAGTGATGGATACAATATGAACTTCATTAAACAATGTTGGGAAGAGATTAGTCAGAAGTTCACTACAGCGGTGATGGGATTTTTCCAAAGTGCGAAGATACCAACTAATGCAAATGTCACGTGGGTGACACTAGCTCCAAAATTTGTGGGTGACAATGAGATCAAGGACTTTCGACCGATTA GTAGAAAGATTCATGATGGCACCTTGATTGCCTGTGAGACGGTGCAATGGCTTAAGGCACATAGGAAGAAGGCGGCAATTATAAAAATAGATGTTCAGAAAGCATATGATAGAGTCAGGTGGAGCTTTGTGGATATTCTGTTACATAAGATGGGATTCGGGCAAAGATTGAGGGGTTGGGTGAAGGAGTGTGTTAGTACGGCCACTAT GATGCTAGGGGAAGCTATAAGGAATGGGCGTATTAATCCGTTACTGATTGGGAGAGATCACATTGAACTGTCACATCTCCAATTCGCGGATGACACTATCTTATTTTGTCCTCCGGAGACAGAGACAATT GAGTGGGTGGAGCATGTGTGTGGCCTCCTAGAGTGCAAGCAAGCTGTTTTACCTGTCAAGTATTTCGGGATTTCTCTAGGAGCAAACCCGCGTTTGGTGAAGACTTGGAAACCGGTCATAGATAAGGTGGAAGAGAAGCTCAATTTATGGAAAGTGAAGGTTCTAAACAAAGCAGGCAAGCTAGTTCTTATTAAATCGGTATTGAATAGCATGCCGGTATACTACCTTAGCCTATACAAGATGCCGAAGGCGGTGGCTGACAAGTTGATTGCCTTACAGAGGAGGTTCCTGTGGTGTAAGGAGGATGGTAACAATGGTATACCTCTAATGAAGTGGGAAATGGTTCAGGCACCTAAAAGGGCTGGGGGGTTGGGGGTTGGGGATGCAGTGCTCAGGAACACAGCACTACTGttaagtggtggtggcggtTTTTCAAGGAAGATTGTCCGTTATGGAAGAAGATTGTTTGTTCGT GTGTTGCAATCGGAGACTCTTTCGGAGGAGATTACGAGTTATAGCTTCACAAGTTCGATATGGAAAGGGTTGGTTCCACCTAGAATTGAACTGTTTG GTGTG GTAACTGTTGATGTCATACAGAACAAGACGTTTTTGAACTACAAGGAGTGGACTGGTATTGATCCTACtggttgttga